Proteins from a genomic interval of Micromonospora sp. NBC_00389:
- a CDS encoding carbohydrate ABC transporter permease, producing the protein MTNQLVEVPAPAVSARRQARRDLVAALPWLLPTLTLIVTIVLFPAGYLVWTSTRDVSPVGVDRGSAGFDNYVTLFDSPALGRVLLNTAIWVVGVVVVTLLVSMALAQFLDKAFPGRRLVRLAVIVPWAASVVMTSTVFYYGLDPFYGVMNQFLVDLGILDTGFGFTRQPVPAFLVAMGVAVFVSLPFTTYTILAGLQMVPREVVEAASVDGAGSVRTYWSVIFPVLRPAIAVAVLINIINVFNSLPILRTLTGSIPGYDADTTTTLIFKYIQQDRQVETASALSVVNFVIVLAVIGIYLRVVRPMRDV; encoded by the coding sequence ATGACCAACCAACTGGTGGAAGTGCCGGCACCCGCGGTCTCTGCGCGTCGTCAGGCACGCCGGGACCTGGTGGCGGCACTTCCATGGCTGTTGCCGACGCTGACGCTGATTGTCACTATCGTCCTGTTCCCGGCCGGCTATCTGGTCTGGACCTCGACCCGGGACGTCTCGCCAGTCGGGGTCGACCGCGGCTCGGCCGGGTTCGACAATTATGTGACGCTGTTCGACTCCCCCGCGTTGGGCAGGGTGCTGCTCAACACCGCGATATGGGTGGTCGGCGTCGTCGTGGTGACGCTGCTCGTCTCGATGGCGCTCGCGCAATTCCTTGACAAGGCCTTCCCTGGACGCCGACTGGTTCGACTCGCGGTCATCGTCCCGTGGGCGGCCAGTGTCGTGATGACGTCTACCGTCTTTTACTACGGACTCGATCCCTTTTACGGCGTCATGAACCAGTTCCTGGTCGACCTCGGGATTTTGGATACCGGGTTCGGCTTCACCCGACAGCCGGTGCCGGCCTTCCTGGTGGCCATGGGAGTGGCGGTGTTCGTCTCGCTGCCGTTCACCACGTACACGATCCTCGCCGGGCTGCAGATGGTGCCGCGCGAGGTGGTGGAAGCCGCCTCAGTGGACGGCGCCGGCTCGGTGCGGACCTACTGGAGCGTGATCTTCCCGGTCCTGCGGCCAGCGATCGCCGTCGCCGTGCTGATCAACATCATCAACGTCTTCAACTCGCTGCCCATCCTCCGCACGCTGACCGGCAGCATTCCCGGGTACGACGCAGACACCACCACTACGTTGATCTTCAAATACATCCAGCAGGACCGCCAGGTCGAGACGGCGAGCGCACTGAGTGTCGTGAACTTCGTCATCGTCCTCGCGGTCATCGGTATCTACCTCCGGGTTGTCCGGCCGATGAGGGACGTGTGA